TACGGGTCGACGGGCCGGCGACGAGCTCGGCTGTTGGCGGGACGCGGCGACGAGGCGAGCTCGAGCGATTGTGGTTGAGGCGGAACGGAGGAGGTCAGGGTGTGGGTCGGGGGTAGTGACTGGTTCGAGCGGCTCGTGTGCTTGGCGGAGGTCGGGGCGGCGACAGCTCGGCAAGGCGACTGAAGGGCGGCCGACGGCTGCAGGTCGTGGTGGCGTCGATGGAGGGCGTCGTCGGGGTGAGGTAGCCGgaccaaaaaaatagaatgaagaagaagaagatgaagactgaAGCAGACGCACAGTGGAAGAGGGGGGAgaaagggaggggggggggagggTGCTCGCGCAgaggagagaggggagagagagagagatgaaaaaggaagaaaagaagagagagagagaagtgatgGGGGTGACGTgattgaaaaaggagaagaggagggggggggagcGGGGGGGGGTGTTGGGGTTTGGGTGGGGGTCGGAAGCGACAAAAATGGGGGCCACACtagtcaaattcaatttttgaattttatcctTCTGTGCATAATATCTAAAGGCGTCTCAATAATTTGACTCTTGGGGTAAATTAAATTATCCGTACTAAAACCGAGGGCAACTCTAGAAATCTATTAACTAGGATTCAATCAGGATTAGGTTCAAGTGCAAAGGATTTCGATACTATTGTGCGACAATCAAACTACCAAAGCCTAATCTAGATCGACTAACGTCTCGGAACAATTTAATTGTTGTTTCTTAAATccccaaaaattcaaatttaagtGTCAGGCTAGAATGCATGATTATTCTTGCAAGCATCAAAATCCCATGACGCCACATATTCTGTTTAAGATGCGATTCGATTACGTTTCGGTTCGGTTTCGATTTCTTGAAAATCCGAACTATTGACACTCCTAATTTTCAGTTCAATCCATTAGGAATCAATGAACCCACGTGTACCTAGACGAATGCGAACACGCCATTTGAATAAGAAACGCTAAATGTGCACTGAAACGCTCCCTATTTTAATAGTAAACAACGTTTTTATtcaacagcttaagcttttaaaacagttaGCGGTGATACCACAAAATCTTAACATACGAGGAAAATATATAGTTAGCAATGCAAACAAGGGTGTCCGAAAAGATTTCAACTCAGATCCGTTGATAACACATGACAAAGCCAAATATGATTTAAGATTGAAATATTCCAACATGACTAAGCCAGCCGCGCGCAAAGATGCCGCGTCATTTAGCGCTGTCTGTCGTATGTAGACTTAACTTCTTCCTCGAGAAAATCCCCTGGAGGCAACTAGAAGAAGCTTTTCCTGAGGAGGGAGACTTGGTCGAGGCGGCAAGATTTTCAGAGAGGCTCGAGTGGTACTTGTCTGTCTTGTGAGCCAGGAGGAGCCACACATGAGTGATGAGCTCACCTCCTCTTCTCAGCAGCTTGGCATGGTGATACACGTGACACTTATATGCTGCATGACACAGCATCTCCACCCAGATGCTGCTGATGATCTCCCACTTGTTGTCCATCATCCTCAATTCGACCAGGAGATTCCGCACCTCCGACAACATGTGCCAGCCCTTAGTGATAATTGTCGCCTTGCGCATCGCGGTGCGGTCGGCGTCGACGATTCCTTCCGCCGACCACATGTGCCAGCCCTGAGTGATAATTGTCGCCTCGCACCCTGGGGGGTCGTTGGCGCCGACGATTCCATCCGCCGACACCATTTCACCAATTCCTTCGCGATGGTCTCGGTCCCTCAAGAATTGCCTCAGCGCGCGGCAAGCGTGCTCCAGCGTGATGTCGGCGGTGGTGAGGGACAACATGTAAGGCCGCAGAGCCAGGAGGTATATCATGTAATCCGATAGGAGTTTGCTTCCTTTGCAAGCATCGGAGTTCTCCCCCTCCGATCTGTGCAGCATTTCCGTCGCGACGTGCCAGATGATGATGCTCTTGTCAAACTCCGTCGCGATGCTGTCGCTCAGGGCTGGATTCTCGTGGACGCCGTGAGTCTCGAGCGTCCACTTACCTCTTTCTGTGAAGGGCAGGAGGTGCCGTTTCCTCTCCAGATCCGTCATCTTTTGAACCACCAGTTCCTTGAGGCACAAGGGGATGTCCTGGCGGGAGTGTAACCAATACCTCCTGAAGATCTCCCTTTtctcaaacaaatcaagaaccTTGGCGACAAGCTTCGGCCATTTTTTGTACAAGAGGCGGGTGTCGAATAAATTGAGCTGCCCTACCGACCTCGACCATCTTTTCTGCGTCATGCACCAGTCGGAGATATGTGGGAGGAGCCTTTGGACGAGCGGCAGCTTCAGGTTCGTGCACATCTTCACCACTGCCCAATCAGATAACGCCAGCGTCGTGATCTGATAGAGCTCGAGAGATGTGACGGCCATCAGTATCGCATAGGTGTAGGTGATGTACATATCGACCAAGAAGGCATCCCTGAAGATCACGGCGAATCCACACAAGGCAGACACCAAGCAGAAGAAGCCGAAGAAGCGGCCTATGAGGCCGCGTTTGGTGTACAGGATCGGACATTTAGTGTAGAGCACGTCAAACATGAAGTCCAGCTCGATCTCGGTCATGGTGAAAGCGCGGTGGGCAGTGTATCTGTCGATTGACATCCAATCGCGGGATATGAAGAGAGGGTGGTACAGCCAGTCCACGAGGTGCGGCTTCAGACAGTCAAACCGGAAGTAGGCCTT
This genomic interval from Rhodamnia argentea isolate NSW1041297 chromosome 4, ASM2092103v1, whole genome shotgun sequence contains the following:
- the LOC115736078 gene encoding uncharacterized protein LOC115736078, giving the protein MSLIGWISTVINAVLPLLKSLWGAWGIQLLVAASLACQIVLAILGSRRKYMTSIFVSLIIWATYLLLTYVATLALGKLTVVRIDDYENQVNDPVLEGLLAPLLLMQLGYPDSIKAYAVEDNRLGLRQVLNIGVTVVIVVWILIRCWDSSSPVSWLYFPLFAVGIVKSAGWVQALQSVYDENSSVTAEDMREEASIQQVFEEFPPNDTKFDSAKDILKAYFRFDCLKPHLVDWLYHPLFISRDWMSIDRYTAHRAFTMTEIELDFMFDVLYTKCPILYTKRGLIGRFFGFFCLVSALCGFAVIFRDAFLVDMYITYTYAILMAVTSLELYQITTLALSDWAVVKMCTNLKLPLVQRLLPHISDWCMTQKRWSRSVGQLNLFDTRLLYKKWPKLVAKVLDLFEKREIFRRYWLHSRQDIPLCLKELVVQKMTDLERKRHLLPFTERGKWTLETHGVHENPALSDSIATEFDKSIIIWHVATEMLHRSEGENSDACKGSKLLSDYMIYLLALRPYMLSLTTADITLEHACRALRQFLRDRDHREGIGEMVSADGIVGANDPPGCEATIITQGWHMWSAEGIVDADRTAMRKATIITKGWHMLSEVRNLLVELRMMDNKWEIISSIWVEMLCHAAYKCHVYHHAKLLRRGGELITHVWLLLAHKTDKYHSSLSENLAASTKSPSSGKASSSCLQGIFSRKKLSLHTTDSAK